The DNA segment GCATAGTTAGAGTGTATGTGTTACGGAGGAGAGTTCTTGTTCTCTTCCTTGACCTTCAAGCAACGCGTCACCTTTTTAATAACTGTTTGGCTGTCTCCTTTTTGTTGTTTTCGTCCtttctaaaaatgaaaataaatgtAATTTGGACAATAGCTGTGTGACTGTACCCGTTACTCTTACGTGTCGTTCCGTTTAAGAAATGAACAAAAAAATTCAATCatataaaatcatataataattgATTGAAGAGATTAGAAATACTATAACAATTTGCACGTAATCGATTCCATAATTGATAGGCAAAGGACAgttcggtgcactaagctcctgctatATATGAGATTCAAAAAAAGGCCGGACCGTAAGAGTCTATTATACGCAACTTTTATCCTACGTGTCTGCAAGAGATTGTTTTCATGGCTCGAACATGTGACCTCCTGGTCGTATGACAACAACTTTATTAATTACGTCAAAGTTTCTAAACCGTAATTGATAGGCCATTTAAAAAAGCAAATGTCTGCATAACTAATACGGTATTTAGTTGGTGGTATAAATACATGTTATGCAATAATGCTTGTATTATTTTACATATTATAGAATGTATATAATTTAAAATACATGTATTAAcaatatgaaaataaaaatatttaaacaaaacatGGCTTTAAAGTAAGTATTTTGTAAAAAGATATCCTGTGTATTACTATTAATAGAATAACAATCCCTACATTATGCTTTACTACATAACTAATTTCCGCTTTTTAATTTTGATAtctaaataattttttaaatgtGATAATAATGATTAAATGATAAATGCAACAATGTCTTGGATTAGGTTATTTGACATAAATATTACTAATTACGAATAAATATTTACTACTAAGTAATGTGAATGCAATTGTCCATCTGAATTCTTTTTCCTCATTTTTGCCTTATTCTTCCTTTACATGAACAGATGTAGAATTAATTAGAACAATTAATGtgattgtatctttctttttcctcttttttttttcaactcaaactACACATATAATTTGATCACTCAAAAATATTTGTAGAAAATTATATTTACTGTCACAAAGCTGTAATAGATACTAGTACTACAAGTATTTCCAAATTTAATTCCATTTCTTTCTTTATATCCCAATGCAAACAGTCAACAaccgagaagttttattttgtgtctcatacaacttacaCTACTTGTATGAGGCttctttttgtctcacaaatttgtggatcccaatcttacacttctgggtccacagaaatctgggtccacaaaactgtaagataaaaaaaatgactcatacaactagtgtcagttgtatgagacacaaaataaaattttccgccAATAGCCATTACCTCTCCTCTTATTACACGCCGCTATTGTTCAGCCTATTTCATCCTCAGGTCAGCCTCAAGTGTGTGCTAGCTCTTTTACTAATTTTAATAAAAACTCAACTTTTCAATTCACCCAAACACTGCCTTATTTCCCCGTATATAAATACCTCATCTTTCCTCCATCAAATTTCCCCTGCAGCATGGTGTGCAAATTACTCAATTCTTTAATTCTTTCTCTTCTCCGACAACGCCACCACCTCCGCCACCCTCCTTAAAACcttaaaaaaaaaccaaaaattcTTTAACAACAATGCTTGTCTCTGTGTTTCTCGCTCTGTTTCTTCCTTGTGTAGGAATGAGCGCCGTTTTCTTAGTCTACATCTGTTTGCTATGGTACGCCGCCAGCTACCAATCCGCCGGTGCCGGTACTGGAAATTACACAAATGACCCTGTGAAGCCGAACCAAGAAAAAGGTCTGTCCGCTGCTCAATTAGATAAACTACCAAAAATCACAGGGAAAGAACTGGTAATGAGCAATGATTGTGCGGTGTGTTTGGATGAAATAGAGAGCGAGCAATTTGCTAGGGTTGTTCCAGGTTGTAACCATGGATTTCATTTAGAATGTGCTGATACTTGGCTTTCCAAAAATCCAGTTTGTCCAGTTTGTAGAACAAAGCTTGagcctgacttctttaatcctCCTGAAAACAACCCTTGTTAAACAAATTTAAGCAATCTCTGCTGTAAaatctctttatttttcttgtcttAATAGGAGTAGTATTTATTTCATATAGATTTATGTTATGGATGTTTTTTCGTTCTTTTTATTTTCCCTTTAAATCTGAATCTTGGGTGGTGGGTGTTGTTATCAGAAGAGCTTAATTCAATCAAGTACAGTTTCTTATTTTGCCTTAcattttcattttcaattttgctCCATTTTTAATTATTTGCTCCAGTTACGGAACTAAAAATTTATATAAGAAAATTAAGAACCATATTAAAATATGACAATTTAAATTTGAATATATGAACTAAGGTAAATTTTGACCTCCTTTACTACTATGTTTACTCGAATTTTTCTTGTATTAAGGTGATTTTacattttaaatatatttaaaaaatgttattttatatttttgtgcATAACATTTgtttatataatataatttttcgATGAATTTAATGCTTTTTTGTACATTTAGCTCCCTCCCTGCTGGCCTTTAGTATTATTTCTTGGAGTTTTCATGAAGCTTCGGTTTTAAAGAAATCGGTGTGTAATCAAATGATGAATATGAACTCCGAGAGATAGTTAATCGtaaccggggggggggggggggtatgggaataaataaaaacagaaaaaattTGGAGAGGAAACACAAAATTTGGTGTTTTTGGTGGAACCCAAGATGACATAATGTCATAATGAAAGACGAATTCATTGCAATCAAGTGATTAATTTTGGCCATTGGATATAAACCAGATCAATTCTTTTCGCATACATTGatattataaaagaaaaaaaaaatgaatagaCATATATAGTGTGTaatactctttttttttaattctcaccCGGTGTCCGGTATCCGCATTGGAGCTCGATTATATTCGGATTCGCGCCGCGTAAGGCCCCATTCGGGAGGAAGCGTTCCTTATCAAGGATTTTTTCATAATTAGggctcgaacccgagacctctAGTTAAGGGAGGAGCAGTCTCATTCACTCCACCACATCTTTTGGTGGTGTGTAATACTCCATTATGAATGGAAGAAGAAAAGTTTGGGAAAAAGATATGGAAAGAAAAGCAGCACTAGTACAACTTTGTACTAGTACTTCTATATTCAATATTTAAGGGGTTGTTTGAAGTTTCATTTATGTTATAGGAGTAATTAGTTTAATCACAATATTCTGACATAAGATAGTATTGTATTTACTTGTATAAAAAAGAATAAACATCGTATATTTTATGCAATATTTGATTGGCAGTATAAAATTAGCATAGCTCAACGCACAAAGCATCATGATTCACGCAAGGTTCAGGAAAAGATCGACCTTAAGAGTGATGTAGAGAGTCTACCATCGTGGATAAGTTAATGACTACTTACACAGACCGAACCTATGACCTATAGATCACATGAAGACAACTTTATTGTTGCTTCAAGACTCCCCTTTGCGATATTTGATTGGCGGTATATCTACATTAAATTAATTAGTATGCTAtacttaattagtattttttattccttaaaccaaacaacccctgcATCCGTGCATAGTGAAAGTGAAACTCAAATTGATTCCCTGTGCATATGACTTTGATTAGGTAGCTTTTTTCAAGGAAGGGAAGGTAGGGTAGATGCCAGCCCTAACTTTCCTGTGTGTGAAACAAtcaattggttaaaccttttttCAAAGCTGACTTCCTTTTAATCTACTCAACACTTGCCTTTGCATGGGATGGGACTTATAGGTTTCTGTTTTCTATCGGAACCCGATTAAATTCGAATTCGTGTCGAAAAATCCCTTAGTAGAGGAGGTAAAGCACTTCCCAACAAAAATAATTTCATACTTAAAACTCAAATTCGAAAGCTCTAATTAAGGATAAACTGCAGCCCATGCATAAAGTATTCTGCATTCACCTAGAGTTCGAGAAAAATCGCATCCCAGGGGTGTGATGTACATGGAAGGATTTAGGGGAGCGGAAGGGGTTCACCCGAACTCCCTTCGCCCAAAAATTATACCGTATATATAAGGCAAAGTCTGTTTTGtacctctatatattatattttgaaccTCATTAACATAATCCAAAAACATAGCTTAGTGATGAAGGGGGTCAAAACCTATGTGAGGTTATCGGTTCAATTGGACACAATCTCTtttaattttattcttttttaaacCCCTTAGTGAAAATTTTGCGAAATGCATACATGAGTAACTGCTTTTACGACTCTAATTATTAATGAAAGAGTATTTACAACTTCATTACTATTCTTGTTGGTGAAGTGCTGTTGAGTTGTAGCTTTGCTTTATTCATTGTGCATTTTGAGACATTAATTAGATGAGTGAGTTATTATAGGAATAGTGAAGGGCATAGATATTTGTTGCGTGACTCTTGAAAATTTCAAACCTCAAATCTCCATCCGTTCGCTAGCTTTCTTCCACTTGTATTGCTTCTCATTAATGCTCATACCAAAAAATCATCTTCCTCTATTAGAGTTATTCCTCTTCTTTTtgctatttttgttatttttttagaaataaatATATACTTTGTAGAAGACTATACTTTTTAAAGATGAATTCGAGATTTAAATTCTCGAGTCCAAAGTTTGTGCTATTTATTGGAGGTATATATATATttcgaaaaatgtcaaaaatatttCTCTATGGAATTTCTTAATTTTACCCTCCAAATAATTAGCAAATGATCTGGTTATTTGCATATAAACCTTTGCGTTTTGAGCGAACTAATCACATTCAAATATAGAAGCGAATCTAAAATTTAAAATTCTCTAGTTTGTATAGATGTAATGCATTACCACGTGGTAAACTTGGTCAATATTTTGATCATAGAATTCGCACTATCTCCGTTGTAGCTCCATTAACatcaaggaaaaatacaaaattatttGCTAATGACAAAATAAAATGATGCCAAAGTATAATAGAGGTAAAATTAAGATGTTTTGTGATGTAGAGAAGTAAATTAAACTTCCTTAAAAATAATTCGTTTATTTTAAACCATATATTTCCCTCCAATTTTAACATTCGAGCACTGAACTATGATGATGAAAAAACAATGAAATATACTTCTCTAGTTTACTCAGATGTAATCCTTTACCAATTTCCATTTGTCCGACTAATAGcttaacacccccccccccccttcttttTGTGTGTGTCAAAAGTGattttcttttgtcattttttttcttGCAAAATTAAGATATTTGGTCA comes from the Nicotiana sylvestris chromosome 4, ASM39365v2, whole genome shotgun sequence genome and includes:
- the LOC104247321 gene encoding E3 ubiquitin-protein ligase ATL23-like is translated as MLVSVFLALFLPCVGMSAVFLVYICLLWYAASYQSAGAGTGNYTNDPVKPNQEKGLSAAQLDKLPKITGKELVMSNDCAVCLDEIESEQFARVVPGCNHGFHLECADTWLSKNPVCPVCRTKLEPDFFNPPENNPC